Proteins co-encoded in one Rhopalosiphum maidis isolate BTI-1 chromosome 2, ASM367621v3, whole genome shotgun sequence genomic window:
- the LOC113553280 gene encoding 3'-5' exoribonuclease 1-like isoform X1, producing the protein MKSVQMSKSDSDSNMDDNMISHVDSDNEEFDCDNRRIPLEHLPMFQRLASVNGKINRMKRRQLINIMNNKKLNTDGEIDVLKKRLKNHYRMQALIKAKICESEATYFPYFVVIDIEATCTENNPADYKFEIIEFPAVLVDAKKRKIVDHFQAFVKPKINPKLSEFCIKLTGITQDQIDKADSFELCLKRFNKWLEEHELGIKHRFSIVTDGPFDMARFLYGQCIMSEIPYPKFATRWINIRKVFRSFYFTKQVKHTVLCNLNAMLTFLDMQFEGNPHSGLDDSFNIARICLRLLEDGAFIDQNERIISLKTPTPYGKDDPLPVRPVHNIFCDGMHSHRNRWLVPQMKTLNLNDGI; encoded by the exons ATGAAA TCAGTGCAAATGTCGAAAAGTGACAGCGATTCGAATATGGATGATAATATGATCAGTCATGTTGATTCTGACAATGAAGAATTTGACTGTGATAATCGTAGGATACCGTTGGAACATCTTCCTATGTTCCAACGTTTGGCATCGgttaatggaaaaataaacCGTATGAAAAGACgtcaattgataaatataatgaacaataaaaaGCTCAATACTGACGGTGAAATagatgttttgaaaaaacgtttaaaaaatcacTATAGAATGCAAGCACTGATCAAAGCTAAAATTTGTGAATCTGAAGCAACTTACTTtccatattttgttgttattgatATTGAAGCAACATGTACTGAAAATAATCCTGCTGATTACAA GTTTGAAATCATAGAATTCCCAGCTGTATTGGTTGATgctaaaaaacgaaaaatagtTGATCATTTTCAAGCATTTGTAAAACCAAAAATCAATCCAAAGCTATCTGAGTTTTGCATTAAATTAACTGGTATAACTCAA gatCAAATCGATAAAGCTGATTCATTTGAATTATGTTTGAAAAGATTCAATAAATGGTTAGAAGAACATGAACTTGGAATTAAACACAGATTTTCTATTGTTACTGATGGTCCATTTGATATGGCTCGGTTTCTTTATGGACAGTGTATA ATGTCAGAAATTCCATATCCAAAATTTGCTACTAGATggataaatataagaaaagtatttagatcattttattttaccaaacaAGTTAag CATACAGTTCTTTGCAATCTAAATgcaatgttaacatttttggaTATGCAATTTGAAGGTAACCCTCATAGTGGCCTAgatgattcatttaatatagcCAGAATATGCTTACGATTACTTGAAGATGGAGCTTTTATTGATCAAAACGAACGAATTATTTCGCTTAAAACACCAACACCTTATGGAAAAGAT GATCCACTGCCAGTGAGACCTGtgcacaatatattttgtgatggAATGCATAGTCATAGAAATAGGTGGTTAGTTCCACAAATGAAGactttaaacttaaatgaTGGCATTTAA
- the LOC113553280 gene encoding 3'-5' exoribonuclease 1-like isoform X2, with translation MSKSDSDSNMDDNMISHVDSDNEEFDCDNRRIPLEHLPMFQRLASVNGKINRMKRRQLINIMNNKKLNTDGEIDVLKKRLKNHYRMQALIKAKICESEATYFPYFVVIDIEATCTENNPADYKFEIIEFPAVLVDAKKRKIVDHFQAFVKPKINPKLSEFCIKLTGITQDQIDKADSFELCLKRFNKWLEEHELGIKHRFSIVTDGPFDMARFLYGQCIMSEIPYPKFATRWINIRKVFRSFYFTKQVKHTVLCNLNAMLTFLDMQFEGNPHSGLDDSFNIARICLRLLEDGAFIDQNERIISLKTPTPYGKDDPLPVRPVHNIFCDGMHSHRNRWLVPQMKTLNLNDGI, from the exons ATGTCGAAAAGTGACAGCGATTCGAATATGGATGATAATATGATCAGTCATGTTGATTCTGACAATGAAGAATTTGACTGTGATAATCGTAGGATACCGTTGGAACATCTTCCTATGTTCCAACGTTTGGCATCGgttaatggaaaaataaacCGTATGAAAAGACgtcaattgataaatataatgaacaataaaaaGCTCAATACTGACGGTGAAATagatgttttgaaaaaacgtttaaaaaatcacTATAGAATGCAAGCACTGATCAAAGCTAAAATTTGTGAATCTGAAGCAACTTACTTtccatattttgttgttattgatATTGAAGCAACATGTACTGAAAATAATCCTGCTGATTACAA GTTTGAAATCATAGAATTCCCAGCTGTATTGGTTGATgctaaaaaacgaaaaatagtTGATCATTTTCAAGCATTTGTAAAACCAAAAATCAATCCAAAGCTATCTGAGTTTTGCATTAAATTAACTGGTATAACTCAA gatCAAATCGATAAAGCTGATTCATTTGAATTATGTTTGAAAAGATTCAATAAATGGTTAGAAGAACATGAACTTGGAATTAAACACAGATTTTCTATTGTTACTGATGGTCCATTTGATATGGCTCGGTTTCTTTATGGACAGTGTATA ATGTCAGAAATTCCATATCCAAAATTTGCTACTAGATggataaatataagaaaagtatttagatcattttattttaccaaacaAGTTAag CATACAGTTCTTTGCAATCTAAATgcaatgttaacatttttggaTATGCAATTTGAAGGTAACCCTCATAGTGGCCTAgatgattcatttaatatagcCAGAATATGCTTACGATTACTTGAAGATGGAGCTTTTATTGATCAAAACGAACGAATTATTTCGCTTAAAACACCAACACCTTATGGAAAAGAT GATCCACTGCCAGTGAGACCTGtgcacaatatattttgtgatggAATGCATAGTCATAGAAATAGGTGGTTAGTTCCACAAATGAAGactttaaacttaaatgaTGGCATTTAA
- the LOC113551229 gene encoding dolichyl-diphosphooligosaccharide--protein glycosyltransferase 48 kDa subunit translates to MLIKYYVCSILTLSLTAFVSASKETLVLLNNLVIKETHSILFNTLKERGYHLTFKSADDPTLVLSKYGKYFYENLIIFAPTVQEFGGSLNIETITQFIDDGGNVLFTGGVSTGSALRELAAECGFEVTEENSSLIDHLNFDASDSGKHTLVVTSSSNLIKSEEIVGKSNEKPLLYEGTTVITDPKNPLVLPILHAESTAYSYKPDLPVKDYSLGTGKDLLLIAALQARNNARVVFSGSLYFFSDVAFRTSVQKVDGKTYNISGNQEVATNIVLWTLKDRGMIRVKSVNHHKVGESSPPPSYTIMDMAVFLVELERWENGKWIPHDANDVQVEFVRIDPFWRGNLNNMKNGKYEFTFKIPDTYGVYQFKVEYNRIGFTAIRSSTMVSVIPLEHTQYERFILSAYPYYSSAFSMMFGVFIFSFVFLHYREDKAKGE, encoded by the exons atgttaattaaatattacgtgTGTTCAATATTAACGTTAAGCCTTACTGCGTTTGTTAGCGCGTCCAAAGAGACGCTGGTCCTTCTCAACAATTTAGTCATCAAAGAGACGCATTCCATTCTATTTAACACCCTCAAAG aaagaGGATATCATCTGACTTTCAAATCAGCAGACGACCCTACATTAGTACTTTCTAAGTATGGAAAAtacttttatgaaaatttaattatttttgcgcCAACTGTCCAAGAATTTGGTGGATCTCTcaatattgaaacaattaCTCAATTCATTGACGATGGAG GCAATGTTTTGTTCACTGGTGGTGTGTCTACTGGTTCTGCTCTGAGAGAGTTAGCTGCTGAATGTGGTTTTGAAGTTACTGAAGAAAATTCATCCTTGATTGaccatttgaattttgatgcTAGTGATTCaggaaaa catactTTAGTAGTAACTAGTTCatcaaacttaattaaatCTGAAGAAATTGTTGGAAAGAGTAATGAAAAACCACTTTTATATGAAGGAACTACAGTGATTACGGATCCAAAAAATCCTTTAGTACTTCCTATTCTTCATGCTGAATCTACTGCATATTCGTACAAACCAGACCTTCCTGTTAAAGat TATTCTTTAGGAACAGgcaaagatttattattaattgcagCTTTGCAAGCAAGAAATAATGCCAGAGTTGTATTTTCTGGTTCTTTGTACTTCTTTTCTGATGTTGCCTTTAGGACTTCTGTACAAAAAGTC gatggaaaaacatataatatttctggAAACCAAGAAGTTGCTACAAACATTGTTTTGTGGACATTAAAAGATAGAGGTATGATAAGAGTGAAGTCTGTAAACCATCATAAAGTGGGCGAGTCGTCACCTCCACCATCTTACACTATTATGGATATggct GTATTTTTGGTGGAATTGGAACGTTGGGAAAATGGAAAATGGATCCCTCATGACGCAAATGATGTTCAAGTTGAATTTGTACGTATAGATCCGTTCTGGCGTggaaatcttaataatatgaaaaatggcAAGTACgagtttacatttaaaataccagATACATACGGAGTGTATCAATTCAAAGTGGAATACAATAGAATTGGATTTACTGCAATTAGAAGTTCAActatg gTGTCTGTTATTCCACTGGAACATACTCAATATGAAAGATTTATCTTAAGTGCATATCCATATTATTCAAGTGCTTTTTCAATGATGTTTGGCGTGTTTATATTCAGTTTTGTCTTCCTGCACTATCGAGAAGATAAAGCAAAGGGAGAGTAA
- the LOC113554218 gene encoding uncharacterized protein LOC113554218 codes for MKTNIGKSLVVCLCVLVASNSCFQKHIQTLTAKVNRLFGNEPCDVSSTASAWKPNDNDAQPVVSKCNNNTDDRNYLFGVDWRNMSSRIANNWWIIAVSSLLPFIVFWRIQYNMRHRLQDWKKSFIQKEKAYNRSRRLTLPDLTLAKHARRESLAESTQKLTNRPRKMSQCNISQFKSMRKNSFERNEELLGDSKRVHIIRRRH; via the exons ATGAAAACCAATATAGGAAAATCCTTAGTTGTATGCTTGTGCGTGCTAGTAGCGAGTAACTCGTGTTTCCAGAAGCACATCCAAACACTGACAGCAAAAGTGAACAGACTATTTGGGAATGAACCTTGCGATGTCAGCTCTACGGCATCAGCGTGGAAGCCTAACGACAATGATGCACAGCCTGTTGTGTCAAAGTGCAACAATAATACTGACGAcagaaattatttgtttggtGTTGACTGGAGAAATATGAGTTCTAGAATTGCAAACAACTGGTGGATAATTGCAGTGTCTTCCCTTCTTCCATTCATTGTCTTCTGGCGAATCCAATACAATATGAGACACAGG ctTCAAGACtggaaaaaatcttttattcaaaAGGAAAAGGCGTACAACCGTTCCAGAAGACTAACACTACCAGATTTAACTTTGGCCAAACACGCTAGAAGAGAATCATTGGCTGAATCAACACAAAAACTcacaa ATCGTCCCAGAAAGATGTCTCAATGCAACATTTCACAGTTTAAGAGTATGAGAAAAAATTCATTTGAAAGAAATGAAGAACTGTTAGGGGACTCTAAAAGAGTTCACATAATTAGGCGTCGgcattaa